A region from the Scylla paramamosain isolate STU-SP2022 unplaced genomic scaffold, ASM3559412v1 Contig2, whole genome shotgun sequence genome encodes:
- the LOC135095946 gene encoding zinc finger protein OZF-like encodes MAATLPCSTDQASIQAAALPCTDGCLASPRVPAGLDAACAGRSGAAVEVQQQQQQQQQQQQQQQPASDVGRRRHGGKNHLEAGSSVHRGESKFECQQCDKTFVSRQGLDYHILTHSGVRNYECGECGRKFTCKSHLTRHTLTHSGVRNYECDECGKKFIHKCQLTSHTLTHSGVRNYECDECGKKFIHKYSLTSHTQTHSGVRNYECDECGKKFIHKSSLTTHTLTHSGVRNYECDECLRKFTHKSDLTNHTLIHSGVRNYECDECGKKFTQKSNLTTHTLTHSGVRNYECGECGKKFTHKSNLTTHTLTHSGVRNYECDECGKKFTRKSQLTSHTLTHSGVKNYECDECGKKFTHKSSLTTHTLTHSGVKNYECDECGKKFPTISHLNQHAFRHTGVREFECDVCGKCFKTKGDIAKHLKIHF; translated from the exons ATGGCCGCCACTCTTCCCTGCTCCACAGACCAGGCCAGCATCCAGGCCGCCGCCCTGCCTTGCACTGACGGCTGTCTGGCCTCCCCGAGGGTCCCTGCAGGACTGGACGCGGCTTGTGCTGGCAGGAGTGGTGCTGCGGTGGAGGTT cagcagcagcagcagcagcagcagcagcagcagcagcagcagcagccagcctcAGATGTGGGGAGGCGCAGGCATGGTGGCAAGAATCACCTGGAGGCAGGCAGCTCTGtccacagaggagagagcaagtttgagtgccagcagtgtgacaaAACTTTTGTATCCAGACAAGGCCTTGACTACCacatcctgacacacagtggtgttagaaattatgagtgtggtgagtgtggcaggaaATTTACCTGTAAGTCTcacctcaccagacacaccctgacacacagtggtgttagaaattatgagtgtgatgagtgtgggaaaaaATTTATCCACAAGTGTCAGCTCAcctcacacaccctgacacacagtggtgttagaaattatgaatgtgatgagtgtgggaagaaatttatccACAAGTAttccctcacctcacacacccagacacacagtggtgttagaaattatgagtgtgatgagtgtgggaagaaatttatccacaagtcttccctcaccacacacaccctgacacacagtggtgttagaaattatgagtgtgatgagtgtttgaggaaatttacccacaagtctgaCCTCACCAACCACACCCTGatacacagtggtgttagaaattatgagtgtgatgagtgtgggaagaaatttacccaaaagtctaacctcaccacacacaccctgacacacagtggtgttagaaattatgagtgtggtgagtgtgggaagaaatttacccacaagtctaacctcaccacacacaccctgacacacagtggtgttagaaattatgagtgtgatgagtgtgggaagaaatttacccgcAAGTCTCAGCTCAcctcacacaccctgacacacagtggtgttaaaaattatgagtgtgatgagtgtgggaagaaatttacccacaagtcttccctcaccacacacaccctgacacacagtggtgttaaaaattatgagtgtgatgagtgtgggaagaaatttccTACCATTTCTCATCTCAATCAACACGCCTTCAGACACACTGGGGTGAGGGAGTTcgagtgtgatgtttgtggcaaatgtttcaagacaaaGGGTGATATTGCCAAGCACTTGAAGATCCacttctga